The Entelurus aequoreus isolate RoL-2023_Sb unplaced genomic scaffold, RoL_Eaeq_v1.1 HiC_scaffold_441, whole genome shotgun sequence sequence ACCCCCCAAAATAAGCTACTAACCCACAACCAGCCCCGGAAGCAAATACCACCCCCAAGGCTGCAAAGTATGGAGAAGGGTTTGAAGCCACAGCAGCAAATCCTAAAATTAAACCAATTAATAAAACTGATAATACATATGACATAATTTATGTTTGGGTTTTAACCAAAACCAATGACTTGAAAAACCACCGTTGTAGTTCAACTACATAAACTAATGGCCAGCTTACGCAAAACCCACCCAATACTAAAAATTGCTAATGACGCATTGGTAGACCTACCCGCTCCGTCAAATATTTCCGTCTGATGAAACTTTGGATCGCTTTTGGGTCTCTGCCTAATTTCCCAAATTGTAACAGGCCTTTTCCTAGCAATACATTACACTTCTGATATTGCCACAGCTTTTTCATCAGTGACACATATTTGCCGAGATGTTAACTTCGGGTGATTAATCCGAAGTATGCATGCCAATGGCGCCTCCTTTTTCTTTATTTGTATTTACCTCCATATCGCACGAGGGTTGTATTATGGATCATATCTATACAAAGAGACCTGAAATGTTGGAGTACTACTTCTCCTTCTTGTAATAGCAACAGCTTTTGTAGGTTATGTCCTCCCTTGAGGTCAAATGTCTTTTTGAGGCGCCACAGTAATCACGAACCTTCTTTCCGCCGTACCTTATGTTGGTAGCGACCTTGTCCAATGAATCTGAGGCGGCTTCTCTGTCGACAATGCTACCCTAAACCGATTTTTTACATTCCACTTCCTACTTCCATTTGTAGTATTGGCAGCCACACTTGTCCACCTTCTTTTTCTACATGAAACTGGCTCAAACAACCCAGCTGGCCTAAACTCTGATGTTGATAAGATCTCTTTCCACCCTTACTTTTCCTACAAAGATCTATTAGGCTTCGCGGCATTACTAATTGCACTAACTACTTTATCTTTGTTCCTACCTACCTTATTAGGG is a genomic window containing:
- the LOC133645532 gene encoding LOW QUALITY PROTEIN: cytochrome b-like (The sequence of the model RefSeq protein was modified relative to this genomic sequence to represent the inferred CDS: substituted 8 bases at 8 genomic stop codons), with amino-acid sequence MASLRKTHPILKIANDALVDLPAPSNISVXXNFGSLLGLCLISQIVTGLFLAIHYTSDIATAFSSVTHICRDVNFGXLIRSMHANGASFFFICIYLHIARGLYYGSYLYKETXNVGVLLLLLVIATAFVGYVLPXGQMSFXGATVITNLLSAVPYVGSDLVQXIXGGFSVDNATLNRFFTFHFLLPFVVLAATLVHLLFLHETGSNNPAGLNSDVDKISFHPYFSYKDLLGFAALLIALTTLSLFLPTLLGDP